A window of the Sabethes cyaneus chromosome 1, idSabCyanKW18_F2, whole genome shotgun sequence genome harbors these coding sequences:
- the LOC128740725 gene encoding uncharacterized protein LOC128740725, with product MERTDLPSSPLIQWQNCSMFMVATEPLPSGFSNESVTIGEQLNTPGPEKVCNFEYGRFENLGTTEAKVNLTNVFSTSITKRNEEDCNNSSSDTCMHDKMKEYPFEMEYSNGNNPMTPPSSVKKEPSMSHEFKCWELESCLEEVLLSPASYINTPLGSIGVASPGSVSGDTEQKQTDELETCIDFNTIAGGSEDELSIPLHEEIEQLSNSFYCKSNNLVSVKVNSANGADAVSPSFLQLLEKESIFSVSEGNPSVTSGTVNNEKTSPVADKNLFKIQPSIVNAFFSDSYDDDDDDLEKHNPELENKEQDKQMQNLTVAEARPQAALYDISNGDKTFNITTTQTQLEHNYTIKLPFENGKSHHLLSKTTVKEENLSQLFKARGPQASIPQKPPAVRRNLFQRINNKMSEDNRKHHIPELKLIIQPAGGMNMIATTQMIVNTPELTNDLLDLEAEVLKKEDEFDLLTYINSGTDYDVIAKSPAEEKPAVLFHESEDNVDEPLPTTSVEPKPRSTICDATLSDLFNPAKRKLPTITINDIDQLTISTNNSNKRFRGRSAATSAASSVCGDNASEASSSVRPVKRRGRPPKTSSSIRDRSEYQHLSEADMRYREQRDKNNEASRKSRINRKDREHKLEDEAQQLNRQHELLVKEEQQLIKECDRWRKAVMRLALL from the exons ATGGAGAGAACCGATTTGCCGTCATCTCCGCTGATCCAGTGGCAAAATTGCAGCATGTTCATGGTCGCTACGGAGCCCTTGCCGAGTGGCTTCAGCAACGAAAGCGTTACAATAGGTGAACAGCTGAATACCCCTGGACCAGAGAAggtttgcaattttgagtatgGACGTTTCGAAAACCTCGGAACAACCGAAGCGAAAGTTAATTTAACAAACGTATTTAGTACCAGCATCACTAAGAGGAACGAAGAAGattgcaacaacagcagcagcgatACGTGTATGCACGACAAAATGAAGGAGTATCCATTCGAAATGGAATATAGTAACGGTAACAATCCAATGACCCCACCATCATCTGTAAAAAAAGAACCGTCTATGTCACATGAATTCAAGTGTTGGGAACTCGAATCATGTCTTGAAGAAGTTCTTCTAAGTCCAGCGAGCTACATCAATACACCGCTCGGAAGTATTGGTGTGGCATCTCCGGGTAGCGTCTCGGGCGATACGGAACAGAAACAAACCGACGAATTAGAAACTTGCATCGATTTCAACACAATTGCAGGCGGCAGCGAGGACGAATTAAGCATCCCTCTTCACGAAGAAATCGAACAACTTTCAAATTCTTTCTACTGCAAATCAAATAATCTGGTTTCCGTAAAAGTCAACTCTGCTAACGGAGCTGATGCCGTATCGCCCAGTTTTCTTCAATTGCTAGAAAAGGAATCCATCTTTTCTGTTTCGGAAGGTAACCCTAGTGTAACCAGTGGAACCGTCAACAACGAAAAAACATCTCCCGTTGCGgataaaaatttattcaagataCAACCTTCAATTGTCAACGCTTTCTTCAGTGACtcttacgatgatgatgatgatgatctagAAAAACATAATCCTGAGCTGGAAAACAAGGAGCAAGATAAGCAAATGCAAAATTTAACAGTCGCAGAAGCGAGGCCGCAAGCTGCACTGTATGACATCTCTAACGGAGATAAAACCTTTAATATTACTACAACGCAAACGCAACTAGAACACAATTATACTATTAAGCTACCATTTGAAAATGGCAAGAGCCACCATTTACTGAGCAAAACTACGGTGAAGGAAGAAAATCTATCACAACTTTTTAAAGCGAGAGGGCCACAAGCATCAATACCTCAGAAACCGCCAGCCGTTAGGCGAAATCTGTTCCAACGGATAAACAATAAAATGTCCGAGGATAACCGTAAGCACCATATTCCTGAACTAAAATTGATCATACAGCCTGCGGGTGGCATGAACATGATTGCCACAACGCAGATGATAGTTAACACCCCGGAGCTTACCAACGACCTGCTCGACCTGGAAGCTGAAGTCCTAAAGAAAGAGGATGAATTCGATCTTCTGACTTACATCAATTCTGGAACG GACTACGACGTCATAGCAAAATCTCCAGCTGAAGAAAAACCAGCCGTTTTGTTTCACGAATCCGAAGACAACGTTGACGAACCACTTCCAACGACATCAGTCGAGCCAAAGCCACGGTCAACCATTTGCGATGCAACACTAAGCGATCTTTTCAACCCAGCGAAACGCAAGCTGCCGACAATTACGATCAACGATATTGACCAGCTGACGATATCTACCAACAATAGCAACAAACGTTTCCGGGGAAGGAGTGCTGCGACATCGGCTGCTTCATCGGTGTGTGGAGATAACGCATCGGAGGCTTCTTCTTCGGTGCGCCCCGTTAAGCGCCGCGGTCGTCCGCCGAAAACGTCCAGCTCCATCCGGGATCGATCCGAGTATCAACATCTGAGTGAAGCAGATATGCGCTATCGCGAACAACGCGACAAGAATAACGAAGCATCGCGCAAATCGCGAATCAACCGAAAGGATCGAGAACATAAGCTTGAAGATGAAGCGCAACAGCTGAATCGACAACACGAGTTGCTAGTCAAAGAGGAGCAGCAACTGATTAAAGAATGTGATCGCTGGCGAAAAGCTGTTATGCGGTTGGCGCTTCTGTAA
- the LOC128740721 gene encoding eukaryotic translation initiation factor 4B-like isoform X1, whose protein sequence is MATSSGKKGKKTSKKNKLSLGEFLTDGNSTPAQVKVAVPLKLRDWADEADEDEDDRPVRTQLIALPTAPRATRLLSDDTVPHHPPFQAFISNLPYDMNENELHDFFDGMEIASLRLPRDDNDTGRLRGFGYIEFAKRQDLIDALSIPEPVIHGRRIKIDLSSEKDNRQQRNNNRYNDNYGGDPDRPMGNWRDGPRVNDREQGQRRPYNNYNRDRGDRGDSDRERYPDSGADGNWRLGDRPVQPAPDSPPSNRRGYDRGNDRGGDRGFRRGGDRSGDRGGRREMEPPMERPKLVLQPRTLPLPEKPKPEPDMEGSDRDASQERRYHSGSETSDDKENRKVEVESRPKPTPVPAAKVFGDAKPVDTAARLKEIEERMQEKQRQEREERQKKAAEAAAAVAAAAAATASSAVAGSTSGDEDGKEKTDPSKDESENRSEEKTEKKPAEVINWRVRNDDKEGERRGGQSPSRRYSPTRKFNKRNDDYDYSDNRDSRDIRDRNMSRDNRNMRDNRRDYNRMNDRGDRRDYRMGDRDRDRDGDVNRGGRGDQRGDYYRAADNRERRENARPAADRERDREQKPIEERMPKFQEPAGPNLSVQNTYDGLSADEIDD, encoded by the exons ATGGCTACGTCGTCAG GCAAAAAGGGGAAGAAAACTTCCAAGAAGAACAAGCTTTCCCTCGGAGAGTTTCTTACCGACGGTAACTCAACGCCGGCGCAGGTGAAGGTCGCCGTGCCGCTGAAATTACGCGACTGGGCGGACGAGGCCGATGAAGATGAAGACGATCGTCCAGTGCGCACTCAGTTGATCGCTCTGCCGACGGCACCGCGAGCAACCCGGTTGCTTAGCGATGACACCGTGCCGCACCATCCGCCGTTTCAGGCTTTCATCTCGAATCTACCCTATGACATGAACGAGAATGAATTGCATGACTTTTTTGATGGCATGGAAATTGCGTCCCTTCGGCTGCCACGGGATGATAACGATACCGGGAGGTTGCGCGGTTTCGGATACATAGAGTTTGCCAAGCGCCAAGATTTGATTGATGCACTTTCAATTCCCGAGCCAGTGATTCACGGTCGTCGCATTAAGATCGATTTGTCAAGTGAAAAGGATAATCGGCAACAGCGCAACAATAATCGCTACAATGATAACTATGGGGGTGACCCGGATCGGCCTATGGGAAACTGGCGGGATGGTCCCCGAGTTAATGATCGTGAACAGGGTCAACGCAGGCCGTATAATAACTACAACCGCGACCGTGGCGATCGTGGCGATTCCGACAGGGAGCGCTATCCAGATAGTGGTGCGGATGGAAACTGGCGTTTAGGCGATCGGCCAGTGCAACCGGCGCCAGATTCTCCACCATCGAACCGGCGTGGATATGATCGTGGTAATGATCGCGGTGGAGATCGTGGTTTTCGTCGAGGAGGTGATCGATCTGGTGATCGTGGCGGAAGACGGGAAATGGAGCCCCCAATGGAGAGACCAAAATTAGTACTGCAACCGCGAACCTTGCCTCTGCCAGAGAAACCTAAGCCCGAACCTGATATGGAGGGTTCCGATAGAGACGCCAGTCAAGAACGTAGATATCACTCGGGAAGTGAGACCTCAGATGATAAAGAAAATCGAAAAGTAGAAGTAGAGTCTCGTCCGAAGCCCACTCCGGTGCCAGCCGCAAAAGTATTTGGCGATGCCAAACCAGTAGATACTGCTGCCCGTTTGAAAGAGATTGAAGAAAGAATGCAGGAAAAACAGCGTCAAGAACGGGAAGAACGGCAAAAAAAGGCTGcggaagctgctgctgctgttgctgctgctgccgccgctaCCGCCTCATCTGCAGTAGCTGGTTCTACTTCCGGTGATGAAGACGGTAAAGAAAAAACCGACCCCAGCAAAGATGAAAGCGAAAATCGTTCTGAGGAGAAAACCGAAAAGAAACCTGCCGAAGTGATCAACTGGAGGGTGCGCAATGATGATAAGGAAGGTGAGCGCCGTGGCGGGCAGTCGCCTTCGCGACGGTACAGTCCGACCAGAAAGTTCAACAAAAGAAACG ATGATTATGATTACTCAGATAATCGTGATTCGCGCGACATTCGGGACAGAAATATGAGCAGGGACAATCGGAATATGCGGGACAACCGTCGAGACTATAACCG GATGAATGATCGTGGCGATCGGCGTGATTATCGGATGGGGGATCGCGACCGCGACCGGGACGGTGATGTGAATCGCGGTGGTCGCGGTGATCAACGCGGCGACTACTATCGCGCAGCTGATAACCGGGAACGTCGGGAAAACGCGCGGCCAGCTGCCGATCGTGAACGGGACCGCGAGCAAAAGCCAATCGAGGAGCGAATGCCAAAATTCCAAGAACCAGCCGGACCG AATCTATCGGTGCAAAATACGTATGATGGCCTGTCTGCGGACGAGATTGACGATTAA
- the LOC128740721 gene encoding eukaryotic translation initiation factor 4B-like isoform X2 → MATSSGKKGKKTSKKNKLSLGEFLTDGNSTPAQVKVAVPLKLRDWADEADEDEDDRPVRTQLIALPTAPRATRLLSDDTVPHHPPFQAFISNLPYDMNENELHDFFDGMEIASLRLPRDDNDTGRLRGFGYIEFAKRQDLIDALSIPEPVIHGRRIKIDLSSEKDNRQQRNNNRYNDNYGGDPDRPMGNWRDGPRVNDREQGQRRPYNNYNRDRGDRGDSDRERYPDSGADGNWRLGDRPVQPAPDSPPSNRRGYDRGNDRGGDRGFRRGGDRSGDRGGRREMEPPMERPKLVLQPRTLPLPEKPKPEPDMEGSDRDASQERRYHSGSETSDDKENRKVEVESRPKPTPVPAAKVFGDAKPVDTAARLKEIEERMQEKQRQEREERQKKAAEAAAAVAAAAAATASSAVAGSTSGDEDGKEKTDPSKDESENRSEEKTEKKPAEVINWRVRNDDKEGERRGGQSPSRRYSPTRKFNKRNDNRDSRDIRDRNMSRDNRNMRDNRRDYNRMNDRGDRRDYRMGDRDRDRDGDVNRGGRGDQRGDYYRAADNRERRENARPAADRERDREQKPIEERMPKFQEPAGPNLSVQNTYDGLSADEIDD, encoded by the exons ATGGCTACGTCGTCAG GCAAAAAGGGGAAGAAAACTTCCAAGAAGAACAAGCTTTCCCTCGGAGAGTTTCTTACCGACGGTAACTCAACGCCGGCGCAGGTGAAGGTCGCCGTGCCGCTGAAATTACGCGACTGGGCGGACGAGGCCGATGAAGATGAAGACGATCGTCCAGTGCGCACTCAGTTGATCGCTCTGCCGACGGCACCGCGAGCAACCCGGTTGCTTAGCGATGACACCGTGCCGCACCATCCGCCGTTTCAGGCTTTCATCTCGAATCTACCCTATGACATGAACGAGAATGAATTGCATGACTTTTTTGATGGCATGGAAATTGCGTCCCTTCGGCTGCCACGGGATGATAACGATACCGGGAGGTTGCGCGGTTTCGGATACATAGAGTTTGCCAAGCGCCAAGATTTGATTGATGCACTTTCAATTCCCGAGCCAGTGATTCACGGTCGTCGCATTAAGATCGATTTGTCAAGTGAAAAGGATAATCGGCAACAGCGCAACAATAATCGCTACAATGATAACTATGGGGGTGACCCGGATCGGCCTATGGGAAACTGGCGGGATGGTCCCCGAGTTAATGATCGTGAACAGGGTCAACGCAGGCCGTATAATAACTACAACCGCGACCGTGGCGATCGTGGCGATTCCGACAGGGAGCGCTATCCAGATAGTGGTGCGGATGGAAACTGGCGTTTAGGCGATCGGCCAGTGCAACCGGCGCCAGATTCTCCACCATCGAACCGGCGTGGATATGATCGTGGTAATGATCGCGGTGGAGATCGTGGTTTTCGTCGAGGAGGTGATCGATCTGGTGATCGTGGCGGAAGACGGGAAATGGAGCCCCCAATGGAGAGACCAAAATTAGTACTGCAACCGCGAACCTTGCCTCTGCCAGAGAAACCTAAGCCCGAACCTGATATGGAGGGTTCCGATAGAGACGCCAGTCAAGAACGTAGATATCACTCGGGAAGTGAGACCTCAGATGATAAAGAAAATCGAAAAGTAGAAGTAGAGTCTCGTCCGAAGCCCACTCCGGTGCCAGCCGCAAAAGTATTTGGCGATGCCAAACCAGTAGATACTGCTGCCCGTTTGAAAGAGATTGAAGAAAGAATGCAGGAAAAACAGCGTCAAGAACGGGAAGAACGGCAAAAAAAGGCTGcggaagctgctgctgctgttgctgctgctgccgccgctaCCGCCTCATCTGCAGTAGCTGGTTCTACTTCCGGTGATGAAGACGGTAAAGAAAAAACCGACCCCAGCAAAGATGAAAGCGAAAATCGTTCTGAGGAGAAAACCGAAAAGAAACCTGCCGAAGTGATCAACTGGAGGGTGCGCAATGATGATAAGGAAGGTGAGCGCCGTGGCGGGCAGTCGCCTTCGCGACGGTACAGTCCGACCAGAAAGTTCAACAAAAGAAACG ATAATCGTGATTCGCGCGACATTCGGGACAGAAATATGAGCAGGGACAATCGGAATATGCGGGACAACCGTCGAGACTATAACCG GATGAATGATCGTGGCGATCGGCGTGATTATCGGATGGGGGATCGCGACCGCGACCGGGACGGTGATGTGAATCGCGGTGGTCGCGGTGATCAACGCGGCGACTACTATCGCGCAGCTGATAACCGGGAACGTCGGGAAAACGCGCGGCCAGCTGCCGATCGTGAACGGGACCGCGAGCAAAAGCCAATCGAGGAGCGAATGCCAAAATTCCAAGAACCAGCCGGACCG AATCTATCGGTGCAAAATACGTATGATGGCCTGTCTGCGGACGAGATTGACGATTAA
- the LOC128745140 gene encoding uncharacterized protein LOC128745140, with product MEMEPAAVNPTDLASLKERMKIIADADPKQYHNEFSLKRYLRAFKTVDAAFQAILKTNKWREDYGVEKLVNDPAIEANANKARVLKHRDCIGRPVIYIPAKNHSSERDIDQLTKFIVHCLDEACKRCFEEVTDNLCIVFDLANFSTSCMDYQLIKNMIWLLSKHYPERLGACLILNAPLVFSTIWPVIRAWLDENTSSKVFFVSGEEELCKYLIPDILPTDM from the exons atggaaatggAACCAGCCGCTGTAAATCCTACCGATCTGGCTTCTCTAAAGGAGCGAATGAAGATTATCGCCGATGCTGATCCAAAGCAGTATCATAATGAGTTTTCGCTAAAGCGATATCTACGAGCATTCAAAACTGTAGATGCAGCGTTCCAG GCCATACTTAAAACTAACAAATGGCGCGAGGATTACGGTGTCGAAAAATTGGTGAACGATCCTGCCATTGAAGCTAATGCCAATAAGGCACGGGTTCTGAAACATCGGGATTGCATCGGAAGGCCAGTTATCTATATCCCAGCTAAAAACCATTCATCTGAGCGAGATATCGACCAACTGACTAAATTCATCGTACACTGTCTGGATGAAGCCTGCAAACGGTGCTTCGAGGAGGTCACGGACAATCTTTGCATTGTATTTGATCTCGCTAACTTTAGTACCTCTTGTATGGATTATCAGCTGATCAAGAATATGATTTGGTTGCTCAGCAAACACTATCCAGAACGGCTGGGCGCATGCCTGATTCTGAATGCTCCGCTGGTGTTCTCCACCATCTGGCCGGTAATTCGTGCTTGGCTTGACGAGAATACATCCAGCAAGGTATTTTTCGTATCAGGCGAGGAGGAACTGTGCAAGTACCTTATCCCGGACATTCTTCCAACAGATATGTAA